GCCTGTGGTGGGCAAGTTCAACACAATGGAGACAATCGCTTCGCCAGCGATCAAGCTCGGCAGCACCCAGCCAATCGTGCTGACGAATGGGTTCATGGCCTGCCGCAGAGGGTACTTAATCAGGACACGCCACTCAGGTAGGCCCTTGGCGCGGGCGGCTTCGACATAAGGTTTATGCAGTTCATCCAGCAAATTCGCGCGCATCACACGGATTAACCCGGCAGTGCCTGCGGTGCCGATGATAATCATGGGGATCCACAGATGCTTGAGCAGATCCAGCACCTTTTCAAGGCTCCAGGGGGCTGTCTCAAACCCTGGGGAAAACAACCCGCTCAGGCTGACGTTGCCGTACTTAAAAGCCAGGAACATCAGCACCAATGCGATGAGGAAGCCAGGGGTCGCCAACCCGATGAAGCCAATAAAGCTGAAGATATAATCCGCTAAGCTGTACTGCTTGACGGCGGATAAAACCCCGATAGGCAGTGCCACCAACCACGTAAAGACAAATGCGGAAAAAGACACCACCATTGTCATGCCGATGCGGTCCATAATCATCTTTTCGGCAGGCTCTGCATTCTGGAATGAATAGCCGAAGTCCCCATGCAGCACAATATTGCTGATCCATTTGACGTACTGCACAGGCATGGATTCATTAAGGCCATAACGTGTGCGCATGGCCGCTTCAAATTCCGGGGACCAGGAAGCACCGCCCGATTGATTCCGCATGTTTTCAATCATCTGCGTGACATAATCACCAGGGGGCAGTTGGATGGTGACGAAGACCACAATCGAAATAATAAACATGGTGGGGACGGCATATAAAGCTCTTTTTAAAATGTAAGTCAGCATATCTATGAACGCCTATCATTGAAGAACGACTGTTTACGACTGATCATAGTTCATTGGGTATTGTCATCTGGCGATACGAGGCTGTTGTGACTGCTGCATCTCCAGTGCACTCTAGGCAGCTCACCCTAGGCGGTTGACAGGGCACCTGGGCCACGCCATATAAGCAGTGCCCAGGTGCCCACAATCAGGCATCCACCAGTCAGGCTGGTGAATCGTGTCGCTTAGCCTTCGCCACCTTCAAAGTACCATTGTTCGGGGATGGCAATGGCGATACCGCCAGGGTTCCAGCCATTCACCCATGTTTCAGGCACGTTATGCAAGTTGGCGCTCAGCGGGCGATAGCTGGGTGTTGCGCTGGAAATACCCATCACCCAGAAGTTATCCGCAGCCGTCTGCAAAACCTGGCCCATCAGTTCATAACGTTCTTCGCTGGTGGGGGCTTGCAGCACACTTTGATACAGATCAATCAAATCCTTGATTTCCTGCGGCGGCTCAACGAGATCAGGATTATTCGGCTCCAGGTACCAGAGCTGCCAGCCATCCGCCCAAACGCTCTGCCCATGGACAGGCACGAAGTTACGCGGATCCGTGATCGCCGTGATGCCATAACCACCTTCTGCCGTGAAGATCGTTGCTTCCATGCTGTTATCGTTGCGGCGCTCAGTCCAGACTTCGTTATCAACCACGTTAACGATAATCTCTACGCCAACATCGGCGAATTGTTCTTTCAACAATTCCGCCACATCGGTGAAGCGCAGGCCATAATCTCCCGTCTGCACGGTAAAGACGATGGAGAGGCGCTCGCCTGTCTCCGGATTGATGCGCCAGCCTTCAGCGTCTTTTTCTGGCAGGACACCATCGAGGATCTGGTTTGCCAGGTCCACATCATATTCAAGGTATTGCGTCGTGAGTTGCTCGTTATAAAGCGGCGAATCTTCATTGGGGGAAATCTGCCGTGGGAAGCCCTGTCCAAAGTAGACGATGTCGATAATTTCTTCACGGTCTATGGCATGGGACATCCCAATGCGGAAGTCTTTCTGGCTAAATATACTGCCCAGTTCAGGGTGCGTGATGTTGAACTGAACCGTCACCGTACCGCCACCTTCGCTCTGGATCAGATAGACGGATAGGCCGGAAGTCGCTTCATTTTCGAAGAAAAGAGGCCGCTGTTCGTCTGTTGTGTTCGCCATTGTGTCGTATTGGCCTGCCAGGACATCCACAAGCATGGTCTGGTCATCCTGATAAAGCGTCCCCACAATGCGGTCAATATAAGGGAGCTGGTTGCCTTCTGCATCAACCCAATAGTAATAAGGGTTGCGTTCCGCGACGAACTGCGTCCCCGTACCCAGCGGCTCTGTATAAATCCAGGGCATCATCGTCGGGTAATCTGCATCTCGGCTGATCACTGCCGGGTCCGTGCCAGGGCCAACCGCTGAATGTGCCTGGAAGAGGGTCACCCAATCTTCCGCGCCTTCTGTCTCAGCAATCAGAGCATCAATACCGTCTGGGTTGTAGTCGATATGGAACTGCTGCAAATAATGCTTCGGCGCTGTGACGAGTTCCCAACCCGGCCAGCCCGCCATATTGATCAGGAACATGCCATAAGGCACGTCAAATGTGATGCTGAAGGTATAGTCATCTATTTTTTCAGCAACTGGGGCTTCCTCACCGGGCTTGAGCCAGCCAGAGGGGAACGTGCCGCTGTTGAGTTCTTCATTGCCCATGATGTCGTTGATCGCAAACAGCACATCATCAGCCGTAAAAGGCTCCCCGTCGGACCACTTGACGCCCTCGCGCAGGTGGAAGGTGTAGGTTGTGGCATCATCACTGACATCGACACTTTCTGCAATATTAGGCACCCAATCGCTGTAATCATAATTCCAGCTCACAAGGCCCTTCCAGAATGACCAGAAGACCATCTGGCTCGCCCAAAAAGCATCGCCGACGAAGGGGTCATTCAGGTCACCCCCATAGACGCCAATATCGGCCCATGGCATCTCGATAACGCGTGGATTACTGGGCAAGCGTTCTTCAACAGGGGGGAGTTCACCCGCTTCGACGCGCTCCGTCAACATCGGGGCTTCACCATAAGTCATATCCTGGGCGGTAACGATCCCCAACGAGGACAGCACAAAAGAAAACAGAAGCAAAAAGATCGTAAGACGTTGTTTCATGTTAAGAACTCCAAATCTTGATAATAAATAATCCTTATTGAGAGCAGAAATCAGGCGAAGTACCGTCCTTTCGCTGAATGGGCAAGGTATACGGCCATGACAAATTTGTGGCTTCCTCAGGTTGTGCCCAATAGCAAAATCCGAGGGGAGCGGGCAATTTAGCGAAGCAGCATCTGTTAGCGAAGAAGCGCCTGATGAGGCGGCTTAAATTCGATGTCATGCGTCGGCTGTAAGAGGGGGTAACCCACAAAGCGAGCTCGTGCCCGCTAAGAGGCGGCAAAAGATAAGAGCCAAAAGAGCGCGCGACTAACAAAAGAGAATCCTTCAAAATGAAATCTATAGGACTATTTTTTGAACAGCACCGCGAAAATGTGATAAATTGTGACTGTTCACAATTATTGTACTGCTAAGTTCTACAAAAACACAAGTGATCCACGAAAATCAGCTTGGTAAAGCAGACTTTTTCGTTATATACTGTAAAAATACCGTCATTTATATCCTCATTACGTTGTGACTGTTCACAAAATAAGCGCTTGCTAGCAACGAAACTTGCTGAAGTAGGAATTCATGAAAGAAAAACGTGCCACCCTGAGAGATGTTGCTAAAGAAGCCGGCGTCTCTTATCAGACTGTCTCGCGCGTCATCAACAGCCACGAGAACGTCTCAGAAAAAACGCGCAGTCGTGTTATGAAAGCCATAGACAAGCTAGATTTCCGCGTCAACCGCGTAGCTCAGATCATGCAGACCAAGCGCTCCCAGACAATTGAAACGATCCTTTTTTATGCTGGCTTCAATCTCTTCTTGTATGAGATGGCACATATCACCCAGCAGCATGGGTATCACTTCATGATCTCCGCCATTTATGAGGAAGAAATCGCCAATGCGATTGACAGCGCCGCATCGCGTTTCGTGGATGGCCTTATCCTGAACTCCATGTCGACGATCTCCGAGGATTACGAGACACTCAACAAGCTTTGTAATGGCATCCCGTTTGTGATGATTGGGGCCCGTTTAGGGTCGCAGGTGCCTTCTGTGTCATACGACCAGAGGCGCGGCGCACAACTCGCTGTGCAGCATCTGATGGGCCTGGGGCATACGCAAATTGCGGAAATCAGCGGCATTCTGGCTAGTAACGATGGCTATGATCGGCATGCGGGTTGGAAGACGACGCTCTTAGAAAACGATCTCCCACTTGGTCCCAGTGTAGAAGGTGATTTTTCGATAGATGGGGGATATGCCGCGATGAATCAATTACTGGAAGGCGGGGCACCGTTCAGCGCTGTTTTTATCGGCAATGACTCCATGACATTTGGTGCCCATACAGCCCTGCGAGAACATGGCTTGCGCGTCCCGGAAGATATTTCGATTGTCAGCTTCGACGACATCCCGGAAGCGGCACACTTCACCCCCGGCCTGACGACAGTCCGGCAAGATTTCCATCTATTGGGGCGCATGGCCGTAGAATATTTATTGAGCCGGATTAATAACCCGGATACGCCCATTCATCAGCGCATCCTACAGCCAGAACTGATTGTACGAGATAGTACCCAAGCCTATCAGCCGCGCTGATGCCCCTATGGCCGATACCCTATGCCAGCGTGACCTGCTGTAACACATCCGCCAACTGAACGGGCAGATTGACGACGACATCAGCATACATCTCTAATTGCTCGCGCAGATGTGGGAAGCAATCACAGGTGCGTGTATTGATCAGAGCGAGGGTTTGCACTTGGACAATGGGCCGGTTCGCTTGCAGCGCATCCAGTTGAGCAAAGAGCACATCCGGCGGGGTTGTTTCACTCACGAGCAAGAAAACGCGATCCGCGTCAATCGCATCCAGCAAGGGCAACAACTGGTCGTCTAATTCGCCTTCAAGTCGATGGTAAGCCACGTGCGGTAACGCTTCTTCTGGGAAGCGCCGATAGGCCATATGATCAATGATGGCGACCCGCTGGCCCTGTTCAAGGGCATGTTGGGCTAGATCGAGTGCAAGCTGCTGTTTTTCCACAACGACAAGGCCTGTAAATACGATCATGTGCATGTGCTTCTACCTATCGATTACCAACATGTTGTTTTAACACCCTATCCCTTATAGACGACTTCCTCAGCGCATATTTTACAAACCTCTTAAGGTTATTTTTAGACACATATCCATATACTGAACTTGCAGTATCTCTCCAAGTCATAACCAGGGGCATCCTATGTTTCAAAATACCCGTTACATCCTTCGCTTAACATTGCTTATTTTATTGACGGCACTATTCTCTACGGCTGTCATCGTCGCACAAGATGATTCAGAGGAAGAAGAAGAAGGCGATCACGCCATTCATTGGAGTTACGCTGGTGAAGAGGGCCCTGATCATTGGGGTGCCATGACCCCCGACTTCACACAATGTCTAGAAGGCACCGCTCAGTCACCAATTGATGTGACAGGAGCCGTTGCACTGAACCTCACCGATATTGGCTTTGATTATATGGATACCGCACTGCATATCTTTAACAATGGGCACACGATTCAAGTTAATGCGGATGAAGGCAGCGCCATCACCTATAATGAAATCACTTATAATTTGCTGCAATTCCACTTTCATCACCCCAGCGAGCATACCGTCAACGGGGAAGCCGCGCCGATGGAGATTCACTTCGTCCATCAAGACCCCAACTCAGGCAATCTTGCCGTAGTTGGCGTGATGCTAACTGAAAGTGACGCTGATAACGAAGCCTATGCAGCTATCTTCGACCATCTCCCTGCGGAAATTTCCGAAGCTACAGCCAGCGACCTTGTCATCAGCCTGGATGCACTTTTACCAGAAGACCGTACCTATTTCACGTATCAAGGCTCACTGACAACACCGCCATGCAGCGAAATCGTGCGATGGTTATTATTGGAAAACCCGGTCGAGCTTTCCGCTGAACAGATCGCAGCTTTTGGCGAAATCTTCGAGGCAAATGCGCGTCCTGTGCAGCCTCTCAACAATCGTGATCTCTTCATCGATAGTAACGAATAAGCACCATTAGCAGCTAGCAGCGCTTTAATGAAAAATCCCTCTCATAAGAGGGATTTTGTTTATTTTGCCATCTCAGCAAGCATTTAAGCGCGTTGTAGAGCCGCTTCAATTTGCTCAGCAATCGTGAGCCATGCCGTCTGGTCGCGCTTGGTGGTATCTTCATCAATCCAAAAATGATAAGCGATTTGTGTTGCTTGTGGGTCCGTATACTGGCCTGTGGCAGGATCAAAGCTGTTTTGGCGTACACGTGCCCAGGCTTCTTGGCGCTCCCCGTACCAGGCATCCGCCAGGCCAGCCATGACCACATTCACCAGCGCGCTGGTCATAAAGCCGA
The Phototrophicus methaneseepsis DNA segment above includes these coding regions:
- a CDS encoding carbonic anhydrase; the encoded protein is MFQNTRYILRLTLLILLTALFSTAVIVAQDDSEEEEEGDHAIHWSYAGEEGPDHWGAMTPDFTQCLEGTAQSPIDVTGAVALNLTDIGFDYMDTALHIFNNGHTIQVNADEGSAITYNEITYNLLQFHFHHPSEHTVNGEAAPMEIHFVHQDPNSGNLAVVGVMLTESDADNEAYAAIFDHLPAEISEATASDLVISLDALLPEDRTYFTYQGSLTTPPCSEIVRWLLLENPVELSAEQIAAFGEIFEANARPVQPLNNRDLFIDSNE
- a CDS encoding ABC transporter permease; the encoded protein is MLTYILKRALYAVPTMFIISIVVFVTIQLPPGDYVTQMIENMRNQSGGASWSPEFEAAMRTRYGLNESMPVQYVKWISNIVLHGDFGYSFQNAEPAEKMIMDRIGMTMVVSFSAFVFTWLVALPIGVLSAVKQYSLADYIFSFIGFIGLATPGFLIALVLMFLAFKYGNVSLSGLFSPGFETAPWSLEKVLDLLKHLWIPMIIIGTAGTAGLIRVMRANLLDELHKPYVEAARAKGLPEWRVLIKYPLRQAMNPFVSTIGWVLPSLIAGEAIVSIVLNLPTTGPVLLNALLQQDMFLAAGFLMLLSLLTIIGSLLSDILLAWLDPRIRYDDV
- a CDS encoding LacI family DNA-binding transcriptional regulator — translated: MKEKRATLRDVAKEAGVSYQTVSRVINSHENVSEKTRSRVMKAIDKLDFRVNRVAQIMQTKRSQTIETILFYAGFNLFLYEMAHITQQHGYHFMISAIYEEEIANAIDSAASRFVDGLILNSMSTISEDYETLNKLCNGIPFVMIGARLGSQVPSVSYDQRRGAQLAVQHLMGLGHTQIAEISGILASNDGYDRHAGWKTTLLENDLPLGPSVEGDFSIDGGYAAMNQLLEGGAPFSAVFIGNDSMTFGAHTALREHGLRVPEDISIVSFDDIPEAAHFTPGLTTVRQDFHLLGRMAVEYLLSRINNPDTPIHQRILQPELIVRDSTQAYQPR
- a CDS encoding ABC transporter substrate-binding protein — protein: MKQRLTIFLLLFSFVLSSLGIVTAQDMTYGEAPMLTERVEAGELPPVEERLPSNPRVIEMPWADIGVYGGDLNDPFVGDAFWASQMVFWSFWKGLVSWNYDYSDWVPNIAESVDVSDDATTYTFHLREGVKWSDGEPFTADDVLFAINDIMGNEELNSGTFPSGWLKPGEEAPVAEKIDDYTFSITFDVPYGMFLINMAGWPGWELVTAPKHYLQQFHIDYNPDGIDALIAETEGAEDWVTLFQAHSAVGPGTDPAVISRDADYPTMMPWIYTEPLGTGTQFVAERNPYYYWVDAEGNQLPYIDRIVGTLYQDDQTMLVDVLAGQYDTMANTTDEQRPLFFENEATSGLSVYLIQSEGGGTVTVQFNITHPELGSIFSQKDFRIGMSHAIDREEIIDIVYFGQGFPRQISPNEDSPLYNEQLTTQYLEYDVDLANQILDGVLPEKDAEGWRINPETGERLSIVFTVQTGDYGLRFTDVAELLKEQFADVGVEIIVNVVDNEVWTERRNDNSMEATIFTAEGGYGITAITDPRNFVPVHGQSVWADGWQLWYLEPNNPDLVEPPQEIKDLIDLYQSVLQAPTSEERYELMGQVLQTAADNFWVMGISSATPSYRPLSANLHNVPETWVNGWNPGGIAIAIPEQWYFEGGEG